One region of Oncorhynchus nerka isolate Pitt River linkage group LG22, Oner_Uvic_2.0, whole genome shotgun sequence genomic DNA includes:
- the pkia gene encoding cAMP-dependent protein kinase inhibitor alpha translates to MTDVEATYEDFIASQRTGRRNAVHDIPQSPEAQGPSDLSHDLAQLNINKSGEGEDAEKSQAPSESSSQPEEGGLLCKRTLLADVPSIACG, encoded by the exons ATGACTGATGTGGAGGCGACATATGAAGACTTCATCGCTTCACAGCGGACCGGCCGACGGAACGCCGTACACGACATCCCACAATCCCCTGAGGCACAGGGACCCAGCGACCTATCACACGACCTGGCTCAGCTCAACATCAACAAATCCG gTGAAGGAGAGGATGCTGAAAAGAGCCAGGCCCCGTCAGAGTCTTCATCCCAACCAGAAGAGGGGG GTTTGCTATGTAAGCGTACACTGCTAGCTGATGTCCCCTCCATAGCGTGTGGCTGA